The following are from one region of the Halosolutus amylolyticus genome:
- a CDS encoding HAD family hydrolase has protein sequence MNGDVDAICFDLDETLCTYSQPGADVLDRAFDRAGVARLWVLEDYHDLYGDYLAESTDVEDLRRRCFADLAVEAGHDRETGRAVADEFAAVRDQDAVDLLPGAREAVEALSDRYRLGLVTNGAPGMQRTKLEAIGLADAFETAVYAGYDTPPKPAPEPFSAALDALGSTPDRAVHVGNSLSSDVAGARAAGLRSVWVPHEGRIPETPDPTPDHTFETVAALATPPW, from the coding sequence GTGAACGGGGACGTCGACGCGATCTGCTTCGATCTCGACGAGACGCTCTGTACCTACAGCCAGCCGGGTGCGGACGTTCTCGATCGGGCGTTCGATCGCGCCGGCGTCGCCCGGCTGTGGGTACTCGAGGACTACCACGACCTGTACGGCGACTACCTCGCGGAGAGCACGGACGTCGAGGACCTCCGCCGACGGTGTTTCGCGGACCTCGCCGTCGAGGCCGGCCACGACCGCGAGACTGGCCGGGCCGTCGCCGACGAGTTCGCCGCCGTCCGCGATCAGGACGCCGTCGACCTCCTCCCCGGTGCGCGCGAGGCCGTCGAAGCCCTGTCCGATCGGTACCGACTGGGGCTCGTCACCAACGGCGCACCCGGGATGCAACGGACCAAACTCGAGGCGATCGGCCTCGCGGACGCGTTCGAAACGGCCGTCTACGCCGGGTACGACACGCCGCCGAAGCCGGCCCCCGAGCCGTTCTCGGCCGCGCTGGACGCGCTCGGTTCGACGCCGGACCGGGCCGTCCACGTCGGGAACTCCCTGTCGTCGGACGTTGCGGGTGCGCGGGCCGCCGGGCTCCGATCGGTGTGGGTTCCCCACGAAGGCCGGATTCCCGAGACGCCCGATCCGACGCCGGACCACACGTTCGAGACGGTCGCCGCCCTCGCGACGCCGCCGTGGTGA